Proteins from a genomic interval of Niabella soli DSM 19437:
- the smc gene encoding chromosome segregation protein SMC encodes MRLKSLEIKGFKSFADKTIVNFDDNITGIVGPNGCGKSNIVDSIRWVIGEQKISNLRSENLDSLVFNGSKTRSASGLAEVSLTFENTKNLLPTEFSTVRITRKFYKSGESEYRLNDVQCRLKDIQNLFMDTGVSTDSYAIIALDMVDDLIKDKDNSRRRMLEQAAGISIYKTRKKEARQKLDATEQDLNRIEDLLFEINNQLKALESQAKKAEKYHEIKKEYREVSIELAKAALEGFNLTYKELNEQQQTETDKVVQLEAAIATGESNIEQEKLVFIEKERALQSMQAAYNELVQQVRTKEGDKNLAVQRLQYLKEKETGLQEFLAKSDAQLKGIEESIAFTQSQVAEEEGAYEGLTEQLENFRDEVTVKRNVLDEQRGSMDGLRVEYQQVQREQFEAEKKVAVADTSIQNLQRTLTQIEDDSAQREEQLQKIETDRRQKEQELEEKKESLEQLQAHHDHTKEQILQTQGIVEELRNQLADETRILDAKRNEHDLLKSMIDSMEGYPESVKFLHNNKEWNTQAPILSDILYVKEEYRTALENVLEPYLNYYVIDNLQQGLQAVHLLSDQKKGKANFFLLNKIEEAAGNGNGHSLQGATPALEVIEVEGKYRKLAEHLLGNVFIAEGEEALENSNGSVVIEKQGKFVKGKFTLTGGSVGLIEGKKIGRVKNLEKLQGDIAKQDEVVHELRAQIQTRHNEVIAFNEDLRENAIKETQKEIQELTNMVFALQNRSENIQSQQSTARNRMEELLVQLQHTQSSVAGVRQSLAEFNELLQLNANKLAEAEAAFKQAESQYQQASAEFNEFNLNVTRQQSKVTALKQELAFKSNQLEELKRQIEQSTVQLSDTGSDIVNSGNALKEIEQALLELIHNRERDQQILNEADQTYYNMRNLLNEKESELRHKIREKEQVEHLLAAIKDKLNDLKLQLAGTRERLNVEFKIQIEDILDDPRNTETATEELQEKADRMKKRLENLGEVNPTAIEAFTEMKKRYEFIVEQKSDLVTAKESLLKTIEEVEATANQKFLDTFNQVRENFMQVFKSLFTEDDQCDLVLENPENLAETGIDVVAKPKGKRPTSLTQLSGGERTLTATALLFAIYLIKPAPFCILDEVDAPLDDANVGKFTNMIRQFSDNSQFIIVTHNKTTMSTVDVIYGVTMQEPGVSKLVSVDFRSLAAAQN; translated from the coding sequence GTGCGTTTAAAAAGTCTGGAAATAAAAGGATTTAAAAGTTTCGCCGATAAAACGATCGTCAATTTTGATGATAATATTACCGGCATTGTGGGACCGAACGGCTGCGGAAAATCCAATATTGTGGATAGCATCCGCTGGGTGATCGGTGAGCAAAAGATCAGCAATTTAAGAAGCGAAAACCTTGATTCTCTGGTGTTTAATGGTTCGAAAACCCGGTCGGCCAGCGGCCTGGCAGAAGTAAGCCTTACGTTTGAAAATACCAAAAACCTGTTGCCTACTGAATTTAGTACCGTACGGATCACCCGCAAATTTTACAAAAGCGGGGAGAGTGAATACCGCCTGAATGACGTGCAATGCCGCCTGAAAGATATCCAGAATCTTTTCATGGATACAGGGGTAAGCACCGATTCTTATGCCATCATTGCATTGGATATGGTGGACGACCTCATCAAAGACAAGGATAATAGCCGCCGGCGGATGTTGGAGCAGGCTGCGGGTATTTCCATCTATAAAACGCGTAAAAAAGAAGCCCGCCAGAAACTGGACGCTACCGAACAAGACTTAAACCGTATTGAGGATCTCCTGTTTGAGATCAATAACCAGTTAAAAGCGCTGGAGAGCCAGGCGAAAAAGGCAGAGAAATACCACGAGATAAAAAAAGAATACCGCGAGGTAAGTATTGAACTGGCTAAAGCCGCCCTGGAGGGATTTAATCTTACCTACAAAGAATTAAACGAACAGCAGCAGACGGAAACCGATAAAGTAGTGCAACTGGAAGCAGCGATTGCTACAGGCGAATCCAATATTGAGCAGGAAAAGCTGGTGTTTATTGAAAAAGAGCGCGCCCTGCAAAGTATGCAGGCGGCTTATAATGAATTGGTGCAACAGGTGCGTACGAAAGAAGGCGACAAGAACCTGGCAGTGCAGCGTTTGCAATATTTGAAAGAAAAAGAAACCGGTTTGCAGGAGTTCCTCGCAAAATCCGATGCGCAGTTAAAAGGCATCGAGGAAAGCATCGCCTTTACCCAGTCGCAGGTGGCTGAAGAAGAAGGCGCTTATGAAGGGCTGACAGAGCAACTGGAAAACTTTCGCGACGAAGTAACGGTGAAACGCAATGTGCTGGATGAGCAACGCGGAAGTATGGACGGGTTGCGTGTGGAATACCAGCAGGTACAGCGCGAACAATTTGAAGCCGAGAAGAAAGTAGCGGTAGCCGATACTTCTATTCAAAACCTGCAACGTACCCTTACGCAGATAGAGGATGATTCAGCACAGCGGGAAGAGCAACTGCAAAAAATAGAAACGGACCGCCGGCAAAAAGAGCAGGAACTGGAAGAAAAGAAGGAGTCGCTGGAACAACTGCAGGCGCATCATGATCATACAAAAGAACAGATCTTACAAACCCAGGGTATCGTAGAAGAATTGCGCAATCAACTGGCGGATGAAACCCGTATACTGGATGCCAAACGTAATGAGCACGACCTGCTAAAAAGTATGATCGACTCGATGGAAGGCTACCCGGAGAGTGTTAAGTTCTTACACAATAATAAAGAATGGAATACCCAGGCGCCGATCCTTTCTGATATCCTTTATGTAAAGGAAGAATACCGTACGGCGCTGGAAAATGTATTGGAACCTTACCTGAACTATTATGTCATCGACAACCTGCAACAGGGATTACAGGCGGTTCATTTGTTAAGCGATCAGAAAAAAGGGAAGGCTAACTTTTTCCTTTTGAATAAAATTGAGGAAGCTGCCGGAAATGGGAATGGACACAGCTTACAGGGCGCTACTCCTGCATTGGAAGTGATCGAGGTAGAAGGAAAGTACCGCAAACTGGCGGAGCATCTGCTGGGCAATGTATTTATTGCGGAAGGAGAAGAAGCCCTGGAAAACAGCAACGGATCGGTGGTGATTGAAAAGCAAGGTAAGTTTGTAAAGGGTAAATTTACGCTTACCGGAGGCAGCGTGGGACTCATTGAGGGTAAGAAGATCGGGAGGGTAAAGAACCTGGAAAAATTGCAGGGAGATATTGCAAAGCAGGACGAAGTGGTGCATGAATTACGTGCACAGATCCAGACAAGGCATAACGAAGTGATCGCATTTAATGAAGACCTGCGCGAAAATGCCATTAAAGAAACGCAGAAAGAAATACAGGAACTGACGAATATGGTTTTTGCGCTGCAAAACCGATCCGAAAATATTCAGAGCCAGCAAAGCACCGCCCGGAACCGGATGGAAGAATTGTTGGTCCAATTGCAGCATACGCAAAGCTCCGTAGCGGGGGTACGCCAGTCGTTGGCCGAATTTAATGAACTATTGCAGTTGAACGCCAATAAGCTGGCGGAGGCGGAAGCTGCCTTTAAGCAAGCGGAAAGCCAGTATCAGCAGGCCTCTGCCGAATTTAATGAGTTTAACCTGAATGTTACCCGCCAGCAAAGTAAGGTAACGGCGTTGAAGCAGGAATTAGCATTCAAATCCAACCAACTGGAAGAACTGAAGCGCCAGATTGAACAAAGTACCGTTCAACTTTCCGATACCGGCAGCGATATCGTGAATTCCGGCAACGCGCTAAAAGAAATAGAACAGGCCCTGCTGGAACTGATCCACAACCGGGAACGGGATCAGCAAATATTGAACGAGGCAGACCAGACCTACTATAATATGCGCAACCTGCTGAACGAAAAGGAAAGTGAACTGCGCCATAAGATCAGGGAAAAAGAACAGGTAGAGCATTTGCTGGCGGCCATTAAAGACAAACTAAATGATCTTAAACTGCAACTGGCAGGAACGCGGGAGCGTTTGAATGTGGAGTTTAAGATCCAGATCGAAGATATTCTGGATGATCCGCGTAACACGGAAACAGCAACGGAAGAACTACAGGAAAAAGCAGACCGTATGAAGAAACGCCTGGAGAACCTGGGCGAGGTAAATCCAACCGCGATAGAAGCATTTACCGAAATGAAGAAACGGTATGAGTTTATCGTGGAGCAAAAAAGTGACCTGGTAACAGCGAAGGAAAGTCTGCTGAAAACCATTGAAGAAGTAGAAGCCACCGCCAACCAAAAATTCCTGGACACCTTCAACCAGGTGCGGGAGAATTTTATGCAGGTATTTAAATCCCTGTTTACCGAGGATGATCAGTGCGACCTGGTGTTGGAAAACCCTGAAAACCTTGCTGAGACCGGCATTGACGTTGTTGCCAAGCCTAAAGGAAAACGGCCCACATCGTTAACGCAGTTGAGCGGGGGAGAGCGGACCCTGACCGCCACCGCCTTATTATTTGCGATCTATCTGATTAAACCGGCACCCTTCTGTATCCTGGATGAGGTTGACGCGCCACTGGATGATGCCAATGTGGGCAAGTTCACCAACATGATCCGCCAGTTCAGTGACAACTCGCAGTTCATCATCGTTACCCACAACAAAACCACTATGAGCACGGTGGATGTTATTTATGGGGTAACCATGCAGGAACCCGGCGTAAGTAAACTGGTAAGTGTGGACTTCAGAAGCCTGGCGGCGGCGCAGAATTAA
- a CDS encoding TIM barrel protein: protein MQTSRRNFIKKSTLAVAGTALLSKGVFAAAAKEKITGLQLYSVRADMRSAPLETLKKLAGFGYKYVEHAGYSDGKFYGYPAKEFKKILDDLGLKMPSGHTVLNGKHWDEAKKDFTDAWKQTIADAAVMEQRFVISPWLDENLRKDYDGLLKWLDVFNRCGALCKKSGMKFGYHNHNFEFTAVLNGSTVYDLILKHTDPSLVAQQLDTGNMYGVGGRALNILNKYPGRFELLHVKDEIKSPGKGEMNDGYDSTVLGKGIVGIQEVLRVAAAKGGTKYFIIEQESYQDLTPLEAAKQDLQAMHKWGY, encoded by the coding sequence ATGCAAACATCCAGAAGAAATTTTATTAAGAAAAGTACTTTAGCGGTGGCAGGTACAGCACTGCTTTCAAAAGGGGTTTTCGCAGCCGCAGCAAAAGAAAAGATCACCGGGTTGCAATTGTATTCGGTTCGTGCAGATATGCGCAGTGCGCCGTTGGAAACCTTGAAAAAATTAGCAGGATTTGGTTATAAGTATGTGGAGCATGCCGGGTATAGCGATGGGAAATTTTATGGCTATCCTGCAAAGGAGTTTAAAAAAATATTGGATGACCTGGGGTTAAAAATGCCCAGCGGCCACACAGTGCTGAACGGGAAGCATTGGGATGAGGCTAAAAAAGATTTTACGGATGCCTGGAAACAAACAATAGCAGACGCCGCTGTCATGGAACAACGTTTTGTGATCAGCCCCTGGCTGGATGAGAACCTGCGCAAGGATTATGATGGGTTACTAAAATGGCTGGACGTATTTAACCGCTGCGGCGCCCTGTGTAAAAAGTCCGGCATGAAATTCGGATACCATAATCACAATTTTGAGTTTACGGCGGTGTTGAACGGGTCAACCGTTTACGATCTTATTTTGAAACACACAGATCCTTCTCTGGTGGCGCAACAGTTAGACACCGGCAATATGTATGGGGTCGGTGGTCGTGCGTTGAATATACTGAACAAATATCCCGGTCGTTTCGAATTATTACACGTAAAGGATGAAATAAAAAGTCCCGGCAAAGGCGAGATGAACGATGGGTACGATAGCACTGTTTTGGGTAAAGGTATTGTAGGCATACAGGAAGTGCTCCGGGTTGCTGCGGCAAAAGGCGGCACTAAATATTTTATCATTGAGCAGGAATCTTACCAGGACCTCACTCCGCTGGAGGCGGCTAAACAGGACCTGCAGGCGATGCATAAGTGGGGGTACTAG
- a CDS encoding DUF4256 domain-containing protein: protein MNNKKSISAQQQSALLSLLKDRFNKNSTRHKGVKWADVQTRLEAHPAKLWSLNEMERTGGEPDVVDFDKKTGACIFYDCSAESPKERRSLCYDLEALASRKEHKPANSARELAAEMGIELLTEEQYRKLQQLGKFDMKTSSWVQTPPGIRKLGGALFCDRRYDTVFLYHNGAESYYAARGFRGLLRV, encoded by the coding sequence ATGAACAATAAAAAAAGCATATCAGCGCAGCAACAGTCAGCCTTATTGAGCTTGCTGAAAGATCGGTTTAATAAAAACAGCACCCGTCATAAGGGCGTGAAATGGGCCGATGTGCAGACACGGTTGGAAGCGCATCCTGCAAAATTATGGTCGTTGAACGAAATGGAGCGCACCGGGGGAGAACCCGACGTGGTGGACTTCGACAAGAAAACAGGCGCCTGTATTTTTTATGATTGCTCCGCCGAAAGTCCCAAAGAGCGCAGAAGTCTTTGTTATGATCTGGAGGCCCTGGCATCAAGAAAAGAACATAAGCCCGCCAATAGCGCCAGAGAGCTGGCAGCCGAAATGGGCATTGAACTTTTAACCGAAGAACAATACCGGAAGCTGCAGCAATTGGGGAAATTTGATATGAAAACATCAAGCTGGGTGCAAACACCTCCAGGTATCAGAAAGTTGGGCGGCGCGCTTTTTTGTGATCGCCGCTACGACACGGTTTTCCTGTATCATAACGGCGCAGAATCTTATTACGCAGCAAGAGGATTTCGCGGCCTGTTAAGAGTATGA
- a CDS encoding YdeI/OmpD-associated family protein, which translates to MDPKVDFYFNKGKWQKEIIKLRKIALDCGLTEALKWGCPCYTFEGANVVLVHVFKEYCAFLFFKGALLQDTEGLLIRQTENVQSARQIRFTGLKEITDHVAALKAYIYEAIEVEKAGLKVRLKKTVDYKIPEEFQMKLKETPGLKTAFNALTPGRQRAYLFYFGQAKLLKTRVARVEKSVQQILDGKGLDD; encoded by the coding sequence ATGGACCCAAAAGTTGACTTCTATTTTAATAAAGGAAAATGGCAGAAAGAAATAATAAAACTGCGGAAGATTGCCCTGGATTGCGGGCTTACAGAAGCATTGAAATGGGGCTGCCCCTGTTATACTTTTGAAGGGGCCAACGTTGTATTAGTTCATGTGTTTAAAGAATACTGTGCCTTTTTATTTTTTAAAGGGGCATTGCTGCAGGATACGGAAGGCCTTCTGATCCGGCAAACGGAGAATGTACAATCGGCACGGCAGATACGCTTTACTGGTCTAAAGGAAATAACGGATCATGTAGCTGCGCTGAAGGCCTATATTTATGAAGCCATTGAAGTGGAAAAAGCAGGACTGAAAGTGCGGTTAAAAAAAACCGTCGATTATAAGATCCCGGAAGAGTTTCAGATGAAACTAAAAGAAACGCCGGGGCTGAAGACTGCCTTTAATGCACTGACCCCCGGACGCCAGCGGGCCTATCTTTTTTATTTCGGGCAAGCTAAATTGTTAAAAACGAGAGTGGCGCGAGTTGAGAAGTCTGTTCAGCAAATCCTTGACGGGAAAGGATTGGACGACTAA
- a CDS encoding DoxX family protein, producing MSKRNRIIYWIATAWLALGMLSTGIVQLIKTKEETALMSHLGYPDYLLYLLGVWKILGVVAVLVPKFPLLKEWAYAGFFFAMSGAIISHLIVGDAAKDLFGPVLLLVLTATSWYFRPAGRKLAA from the coding sequence ATGTCAAAACGAAACAGAATTATTTATTGGATCGCGACGGCCTGGCTGGCGTTGGGCATGTTGTCTACCGGAATAGTGCAATTAATAAAAACAAAAGAGGAAACAGCGCTGATGAGCCATCTGGGCTATCCAGACTATTTATTATACCTGCTGGGCGTCTGGAAAATACTGGGTGTTGTAGCAGTGCTGGTCCCAAAATTTCCTTTGCTGAAGGAATGGGCCTATGCCGGTTTTTTCTTTGCCATGTCCGGCGCCATTATTTCACATCTGATCGTCGGAGATGCCGCTAAAGATCTTTTTGGCCCGGTGCTGCTGCTGGTACTCACAGCAACGTCCTGGTATTTTCGGCCCGCCGGCAGGAAATTAGCTGCATAA
- a CDS encoding SRPBCC family protein: protein MERKTKVNAEDGKQEIHITREFELPVALLFKAFADPEIVEQWMGTNVLKQENKQHGGYQYETTDAKGNVVFRANGTIHEFVPDQKIIRTFKMENTPFEVQLEFLEFEPLTDDTSRLQMHVIYRSVAGRDQILQLPFVQGINWAHDRLQEIVNKLK from the coding sequence ATGGAACGGAAAACAAAAGTGAATGCCGAAGACGGCAAACAGGAAATTCATATCACGAGGGAATTTGAACTACCCGTAGCCTTATTGTTCAAAGCATTTGCCGACCCTGAAATTGTTGAACAATGGATGGGAACAAATGTATTGAAACAGGAAAATAAACAGCACGGCGGCTATCAGTATGAAACAACCGATGCGAAGGGGAACGTGGTATTCCGGGCTAACGGAACCATACATGAATTTGTTCCGGATCAAAAAATTATTCGGACATTCAAAATGGAAAACACGCCTTTTGAGGTGCAACTGGAATTCCTGGAATTTGAACCCCTGACGGATGATACCAGCCGCCTGCAAATGCACGTAATATACCGGTCGGTTGCGGGCAGGGACCAGATACTGCAATTACCCTTTGTTCAAGGTATAAATTGGGCGCATGACCGTTTGCAGGAAATCGTAAACAAATTGAAATAA
- a CDS encoding ArsR/SmtB family transcription factor — MNLRRDVFQAIADPTRRAILLLVATQSMTAGAIAANFDTARPTVSKHLQILTECELLQPEQNGREIYYHFNPRKMKAIADFIEPFRNMWDDRFNKLESIMKKYKPKK, encoded by the coding sequence ATGAATCTGAGACGAGATGTTTTTCAGGCGATAGCCGACCCCACCCGACGGGCGATACTGCTGCTGGTGGCTACCCAGTCCATGACGGCGGGTGCTATAGCGGCCAATTTTGATACGGCACGGCCTACGGTTTCCAAACACCTGCAAATACTTACTGAATGTGAACTGCTGCAACCCGAACAAAACGGCCGGGAAATCTATTATCACTTCAATCCAAGAAAGATGAAAGCAATAGCCGATTTTATCGAGCCCTTCCGCAATATGTGGGACGACCGGTTTAATAAACTGGAAAGTATCATGAAAAAATATAAACCTAAAAAATGA
- the acs gene encoding acetate--CoA ligase, translated as MSYPFQITTIEQYHEDYKRSVEDPEGFWSDVADTFEWKKKQPFSSRVLEWNFTEPKVKWFEGAKLNITENALDRHLKTNGDTPAIIWEPNDPNEKTRTLSYKVLHRKVCEFAQVLRNNGVKKGDRVCIYIGMVPELAIAVLSCARIGAIHSVIFGGFSAQSIADRLEDAGAEYIITCDGAYRGAKDIPLKSIIDDALIGNKTVKRVIVHTRTRTPVSMLKGRDVWWRDEVDAVIENMHDEVLDVPAEVMDAEDPLFILYTSGSTGKPKGVVHTVAGYMLWTTYTFVNVFQYQPGDVFFCTADIGWITGHSYIVYGPLLAGATGLMFEGIPTWPDAGRFWNIVDKHQVNILYTAPTAIRSLMSYGLDPLKDKDLSSLKVLGTVGEPINEEAWHWYDEHIGKKKCPVVDTWWQTETGGILISNLAGVTPSRPSWATLPLPGVQPLLVDEKGEEITEFTDDVMSGNLCMRAPWPGILRTTWGDHERCRQTYFSTYKDLYFTGDGAWRDEAGNFKITGRVDDVLNVSGHRLGTAEVENAINMHASVIESAVVGYPHEVKGQGVYAYVVLDGKRRKEDDELTKKDILATVSRIIGPIAKPDKIQFVSGLPKTRSGKIMRRILRKVAEGELNNLGDTTTLLDPAIVDEIKEGKL; from the coding sequence ATGTCATATCCCTTTCAGATTACAACGATTGAGCAATACCATGAAGATTATAAAAGAAGTGTGGAAGATCCGGAAGGATTTTGGTCGGATGTGGCCGATACTTTTGAATGGAAGAAAAAACAACCGTTCAGCAGCCGTGTGCTGGAATGGAATTTTACAGAACCGAAAGTAAAATGGTTTGAAGGCGCGAAGCTGAATATTACGGAGAATGCGTTGGATCGTCATTTAAAGACCAATGGCGATACGCCCGCCATTATCTGGGAGCCCAATGATCCCAATGAAAAAACAAGAACACTTAGCTATAAGGTCTTGCACCGTAAGGTTTGCGAATTTGCCCAGGTATTAAGGAATAACGGCGTTAAAAAAGGCGACCGGGTTTGTATTTATATTGGTATGGTGCCGGAGCTGGCTATTGCGGTGCTGTCCTGTGCACGCATTGGGGCGATCCACTCGGTGATCTTTGGCGGATTCTCTGCACAAAGTATTGCAGACCGGCTGGAAGATGCCGGCGCTGAGTATATTATTACCTGCGATGGCGCCTACCGTGGTGCTAAGGATATACCCTTGAAGTCGATTATTGATGATGCCCTGATCGGAAATAAAACCGTGAAAAGGGTCATTGTTCATACCCGCACGCGTACACCCGTTAGTATGCTCAAAGGACGCGATGTTTGGTGGCGGGATGAGGTGGATGCGGTTATTGAAAATATGCACGACGAAGTCCTGGATGTTCCGGCCGAAGTAATGGATGCCGAAGATCCTTTGTTTATTTTGTATACTTCGGGTAGTACCGGGAAACCCAAAGGCGTTGTGCATACCGTTGCGGGGTATATGTTATGGACGACCTATACTTTTGTGAATGTATTCCAGTACCAGCCGGGGGATGTTTTTTTCTGTACGGCAGATATCGGTTGGATCACCGGTCATAGTTATATTGTTTACGGTCCGTTGCTGGCAGGTGCCACCGGGCTGATGTTTGAGGGTATTCCTACCTGGCCGGATGCCGGTCGCTTCTGGAATATTGTGGACAAGCACCAGGTGAATATTTTATATACTGCGCCTACGGCCATCCGCTCGCTGATGAGCTATGGACTCGATCCTTTAAAAGACAAAGACCTTTCCTCTTTAAAAGTGCTGGGCACCGTAGGGGAACCGATCAATGAGGAAGCCTGGCATTGGTATGACGAACATATTGGTAAAAAGAAATGCCCTGTAGTGGACACCTGGTGGCAAACGGAAACCGGGGGCATCTTAATATCGAACCTTGCAGGCGTAACGCCGTCAAGGCCCAGTTGGGCTACATTGCCGCTGCCGGGTGTGCAACCCCTGCTGGTAGATGAAAAAGGCGAAGAGATCACGGAATTTACAGATGATGTAATGAGCGGTAATTTATGTATGCGGGCGCCCTGGCCGGGGATTTTAAGAACGACGTGGGGCGATCATGAGCGCTGCCGCCAAACCTATTTCAGTACCTATAAGGATTTGTATTTTACGGGAGACGGCGCCTGGAGGGACGAAGCAGGCAATTTCAAAATAACCGGCCGGGTAGATGATGTGCTGAATGTAAGCGGTCATCGGTTGGGTACTGCAGAAGTGGAGAATGCGATCAATATGCACGCCAGCGTGATCGAAAGCGCCGTGGTAGGTTATCCGCACGAGGTAAAAGGGCAGGGGGTTTATGCTTATGTGGTGCTGGACGGAAAGCGTCGTAAAGAAGATGATGAGTTGACGAAAAAAGATATCCTGGCAACGGTAAGCCGGATCATCGGGCCTATTGCGAAACCCGATAAGATCCAGTTTGTAAGCGGGTTGCCCAAGACGCGCAGCGGGAAGATCATGCGTCGTATTTTACGTAAAGTGGCAGAAGGGGAGTTAAATAATTTGGGTGATACTACAACGCTGTTGGATCCTGCAATCGTAGATGAGATCAAAGAGGGAAAATTATAA
- a CDS encoding MFS transporter translates to MKQTTGSGTLRKVIGASSLGTLIEWYDFYIFGMLAKTISTEFFPEGNSTAALLSTLAIFAAGFIVRPFGAIFFGRLGDLLGRKSTFLLTLVLMGGSTFLIGLVPGYHSIGMAAPLIVLLLRLLQGLALGGEYGGAATYVAEHAPPGKRGFYTSWIQTTATLGLFLALGVIMLVKMNISDEKFNAEWGGWRYPFWFSIILVIVSVYIRLKMQESPLFAQLKSEGKIAKNPLKESFRKKGNFKMVLLALFGATMGQGVVWYTGQFYAQSFLETKVALSFEQSRLILLWAIVLATPFFIFFGWLSDKIGRKWVMLAGMLLAIVTYRPIFNQLLEDADVQQWSAENSTTTVKQQTKLLAHSTDSLILTTTLYKLSNGAQYAKEQTDTLQSASGKILEGKPVIKNKVLPHTGKYVLLVFLLIFYVTMVYGPIAAFLVELFPVHIRYTSMSLPYHIGNGVFGGLVPFIGVLLQTTFTTDPLIGLWYPIGIAALCFVIGLVYLNNKVTDH, encoded by the coding sequence ATGAAACAAACGACCGGATCCGGCACGCTTCGTAAGGTGATCGGGGCCTCCTCTCTTGGTACGCTGATTGAATGGTACGATTTTTACATTTTCGGCATGCTGGCAAAGACCATTTCCACGGAGTTCTTTCCCGAAGGGAATAGCACCGCTGCTCTTTTAAGTACGCTGGCCATATTTGCCGCCGGCTTTATCGTACGGCCCTTTGGTGCGATCTTCTTCGGAAGGCTGGGCGACCTCCTGGGAAGAAAATCCACCTTCCTCCTCACGCTGGTATTAATGGGCGGGTCTACCTTTTTGATCGGTCTGGTTCCGGGCTATCATTCTATAGGCATGGCGGCGCCGCTGATCGTTTTACTGCTCCGGTTATTGCAGGGGCTGGCGCTGGGCGGTGAATACGGGGGCGCTGCTACTTATGTAGCCGAACATGCGCCGCCGGGCAAAAGGGGCTTTTATACCAGTTGGATACAAACCACGGCTACACTGGGTTTGTTTCTGGCCCTGGGGGTGATCATGCTGGTAAAAATGAATATAAGCGATGAAAAATTTAATGCAGAATGGGGTGGCTGGCGGTACCCGTTCTGGTTTTCCATTATCCTGGTGATCGTATCGGTCTATATACGATTAAAAATGCAGGAATCGCCCTTGTTTGCCCAACTGAAAAGTGAGGGAAAGATTGCGAAAAATCCGCTGAAAGAAAGTTTTCGCAAAAAAGGAAATTTCAAAATGGTGTTACTGGCGTTGTTTGGCGCCACCATGGGACAAGGGGTGGTGTGGTACACCGGGCAGTTTTATGCACAAAGTTTTTTGGAAACAAAAGTGGCCCTGAGCTTTGAGCAAAGTCGCCTTATCTTACTTTGGGCGATCGTACTGGCTACGCCCTTCTTTATTTTCTTCGGATGGCTGAGCGACAAGATCGGCCGTAAATGGGTGATGCTGGCCGGCATGCTGTTGGCGATCGTTACCTATCGCCCCATTTTTAACCAGTTACTGGAAGATGCTGACGTGCAGCAATGGTCTGCTGAAAACAGCACCACTACAGTAAAACAACAAACAAAACTTTTAGCGCATAGCACCGATTCCCTGATACTAACCACTACACTTTATAAGCTTTCGAACGGGGCGCAATATGCCAAAGAACAAACAGACACTTTACAAAGTGCCTCCGGAAAAATACTCGAAGGAAAACCCGTTATTAAAAATAAGGTGCTGCCCCATACAGGGAAATATGTTTTACTGGTATTTCTTTTGATTTTTTATGTAACGATGGTCTATGGTCCCATTGCGGCTTTCCTGGTAGAACTGTTCCCGGTGCACATTCGTTATACGTCCATGTCGCTGCCCTATCATATCGGCAACGGTGTGTTTGGCGGGTTAGTACCTTTTATCGGCGTGTTGCTGCAAACCACGTTTACCACCGACCCGCTCATAGGGCTCTGGTACCCGATTGGGATAGCAGCACTTTGTTTTGTCATCGGGCTCGTGTATCTTAATAATAAAGTTACGGATCACTAA
- a CDS encoding DUF6814 family protein, which yields MNTIKKFLGIVWLLAGPAIIYFLLTGAIHNIEAQGKKDINNPVIWVIIIAIFLPIAIGLMIFGWYAVKGEYNSEK from the coding sequence ATGAATACGATAAAAAAATTTCTGGGTATTGTATGGCTGCTGGCGGGTCCGGCGATCATCTATTTTTTATTAACGGGAGCCATTCATAATATAGAGGCACAGGGCAAAAAAGATATTAATAACCCTGTGATCTGGGTAATCATTATCGCCATCTTTTTACCGATTGCCATCGGGCTAATGATCTTTGGCTGGTATGCGGTGAAGGGGGAGTACAATAGTGAAAAGTGA